The Agromyces mangrovi genome contains a region encoding:
- a CDS encoding GNAT family N-acetyltransferase codes for MPLAFSATVTDFWGLTGASPGPSDSYRVVVGPGLRSDLLLTLLDVVDGPLVATVSPATAERLGVADGEAVGRDALRARIAEAGLELNGADLVSYLPQEAQRAVTALPPAPGTRVLTAADAPEFARFSADAPEDDLDEAYVELDHWVALGTFVDDRLVAVASMYPWRESTVADIGVITLPEYRGRGLGRRLVQALAAEALARGHEPQYRHQTGNAASAALARAAGFARFGEWDVVTA; via the coding sequence GTGCCACTCGCGTTCTCCGCCACCGTGACCGACTTCTGGGGCCTCACGGGTGCCTCGCCGGGCCCATCGGACTCGTACCGCGTCGTCGTCGGCCCGGGGCTGCGCAGCGACCTGCTGCTGACCCTGCTCGACGTGGTCGATGGGCCGCTCGTCGCGACCGTCTCGCCGGCCACTGCTGAGCGTCTCGGCGTCGCTGACGGTGAGGCGGTCGGACGCGATGCGCTGCGCGCGCGGATCGCGGAGGCCGGTCTCGAGCTCAACGGCGCCGATCTCGTCTCCTACCTCCCCCAGGAGGCGCAGCGGGCCGTCACCGCACTGCCCCCGGCGCCCGGCACGCGGGTGCTGACGGCAGCGGATGCCCCTGAGTTCGCGCGCTTCTCCGCCGACGCCCCCGAGGACGACCTGGACGAGGCGTACGTCGAGCTCGACCACTGGGTGGCGCTCGGCACCTTCGTCGACGATCGCCTGGTCGCCGTCGCGAGCATGTACCCGTGGCGCGAGTCGACGGTGGCCGACATCGGCGTCATCACGTTGCCCGAGTACCGCGGGCGCGGTCTCGGTCGACGCCTCGTGCAGGCGCTCGCCGCCGAGGCGCTGGCCCGCGGCCACGAGCCGCAATACCGGCACCAGACCGGCAACGCCGCCTCCGCCGCGCTCGCCCGCGCGGCCGGCTTCGCCCGCTTCGGCGAGTGGGACGTCGTCACGGCGTGA
- a CDS encoding D-alanyl-D-alanine carboxypeptidase/D-alanyl-D-alanine-endopeptidase: MSTDPETPDAPDGAAEPTPHAAGGEGRATDAPDGATASTDAAAGETTTTDAPGGTHPKRTRLALWVTAGVVAFALAGWGAVAAGSAVASGSPAPTPTPTATPTPTPTVDPGRPAPTAEATTAKIRTCMVGAAATDARLGAMQAHVRNANTGEVLYDRGGGTASRTASVMKVLTAAAALDVLGPDYRATTTVVRGSEPGSVVLVGGGDLTLSATPSGTQTVYPGAAHLDDLAAQVRAAWDADPANPPLTKLVLDASFFGGDEWHPTWNPLEREQGYMSQITALQVDGDRASPFAETSWRSPDPIGRAGDAFAGALGGIGTIERGTAPADAQTLGTVSSPTVAELVNKSLIVSDNTVAEMLARHVAIRTGTGNDFAAIDAGVREGLAAYGIDTDDITVTDGSGLSDDNAVPPAYLTELFRKIEAREQGLGVVRDGLPVAGVQGSLAYGDRFFGDNAVARGAVWAKTGWIETGYTLSGIIHAQDGTPLTFAIYALGDAPGAIPPSSREAIDTLTTAFFRCGDNLSNG, encoded by the coding sequence GTGTCGACCGACCCCGAGACCCCCGACGCCCCAGACGGCGCGGCCGAGCCGACCCCGCACGCCGCGGGCGGCGAGGGGCGGGCGACGGATGCCCCTGACGGCGCCACGGCCTCGACCGACGCGGCTGCGGGGGAGACCACGACGACGGATGCCCCTGGCGGCACGCACCCGAAGCGCACGCGCCTCGCGCTCTGGGTGACCGCGGGCGTCGTCGCGTTCGCGCTCGCCGGCTGGGGCGCGGTCGCCGCTGGCTCCGCGGTCGCGAGCGGGAGCCCGGCGCCGACCCCGACGCCCACCGCGACCCCGACGCCCACGCCCACCGTCGACCCCGGACGCCCCGCGCCCACCGCCGAGGCGACGACCGCGAAGATCCGCACCTGCATGGTCGGCGCAGCGGCGACCGACGCCCGCCTCGGCGCGATGCAGGCGCACGTGCGCAACGCGAACACCGGCGAGGTGCTCTACGACCGCGGCGGCGGCACCGCCTCACGCACCGCGAGCGTCATGAAGGTGCTGACCGCGGCGGCGGCGCTCGACGTGCTCGGCCCCGACTACCGGGCGACCACCACGGTCGTGCGCGGCAGCGAGCCCGGCTCGGTGGTGCTCGTCGGCGGCGGCGACCTCACGCTCTCGGCCACGCCCAGCGGCACGCAGACCGTCTACCCGGGCGCGGCGCACCTCGACGACCTGGCCGCTCAGGTGCGCGCCGCGTGGGACGCCGACCCCGCCAACCCGCCGCTCACGAAGCTCGTGCTCGACGCGTCGTTCTTCGGCGGCGACGAGTGGCACCCGACCTGGAACCCACTCGAGCGCGAGCAGGGCTACATGTCGCAGATCACGGCCCTGCAGGTCGACGGCGACCGCGCCAGTCCGTTCGCCGAGACGTCGTGGCGCAGCCCGGACCCGATCGGTCGTGCGGGCGACGCCTTCGCCGGCGCGCTCGGCGGCATCGGAACGATCGAGCGCGGCACCGCGCCCGCCGACGCGCAGACGCTCGGCACGGTCTCGTCGCCGACCGTCGCGGAGCTCGTGAACAAGTCGCTCATCGTCTCCGACAACACGGTCGCCGAGATGCTCGCCCGGCACGTCGCGATCCGCACGGGCACCGGCAACGACTTCGCGGCGATCGACGCCGGCGTGCGCGAGGGCCTCGCAGCGTACGGCATCGACACCGACGACATCACCGTCACCGACGGCTCGGGCCTCAGCGACGACAACGCGGTGCCGCCGGCGTACCTCACCGAGCTGTTCCGCAAGATCGAGGCGCGCGAGCAGGGGCTCGGCGTCGTCCGCGACGGCCTCCCGGTCGCGGGCGTGCAGGGTTCGCTCGCGTACGGCGACCGCTTCTTCGGCGACAACGCCGTCGCGCGTGGCGCGGTCTGGGCGAAGACCGGCTGGATCGAGACCGGCTACACCCTCTCCGGCATCATCCACGCGCAGGACGGCACGCCGCTCACGTTCGCCATCTACGCCCTCGGCGACGCGCCCGGCGCCATCCCGCCGTCGTCGCGCGAGGCGATCGACACCCTCACGACGGCGTTCTTCCGCTGCGGCGACAACCTCTCCAACGGATGA
- a CDS encoding Gfo/Idh/MocA family protein, translating into MTDRLRWGILATGGIAHLMTSDLVANGFDVRAVASRRPEAAEAFAAEFGIPTAHGSYEALAADPDVDIVYVATPHPMHVENALLLLESGKHVLVEKPFTLNAREAAAIAGLAKARGLLAMEAMWTRYLPHMERIRELIADGALGEVRTLIADHTQRITDDPTHRLNALELGGGALLDLGIYPVSFAWDLFGEPETIQATATFKPTGADAQVATIFGYAGGRVATTLSASDTRGPNVATVIGTEARIDIDAVWYTPTSFRLIDSDGAVVEEFSQEVNGRGMHFQAEAAERLVASDELGGDVLPLDETVAIMGTLDRVRELIGLRYPGE; encoded by the coding sequence ATGACCGATCGACTCCGCTGGGGCATCCTGGCTACGGGCGGCATCGCCCATCTCATGACCTCCGACCTCGTGGCCAACGGCTTCGACGTGCGGGCCGTCGCCTCCCGCCGGCCGGAGGCGGCCGAGGCGTTCGCCGCCGAGTTCGGCATCCCGACGGCGCACGGCAGCTACGAGGCGCTCGCCGCCGACCCCGACGTCGACATCGTGTACGTCGCGACCCCGCACCCCATGCACGTCGAGAACGCGCTGCTGCTGCTCGAATCGGGCAAGCACGTGCTGGTCGAGAAGCCGTTCACGCTGAACGCTCGCGAGGCGGCCGCGATCGCGGGCCTGGCGAAGGCGCGTGGTCTCCTCGCCATGGAGGCGATGTGGACCCGGTACCTGCCGCACATGGAGCGCATCCGCGAACTGATCGCCGACGGCGCGCTGGGGGAGGTGCGCACGCTCATCGCCGACCACACCCAGCGCATCACCGACGACCCGACGCACCGGCTCAACGCGCTCGAGCTCGGCGGCGGCGCCCTGCTCGACCTCGGCATCTACCCGGTCTCGTTCGCGTGGGATCTCTTCGGCGAGCCCGAGACGATCCAGGCGACGGCGACGTTCAAGCCGACCGGCGCCGACGCGCAGGTCGCCACGATCTTCGGGTACGCGGGCGGGCGCGTCGCGACCACGCTCTCGGCGAGCGACACCCGGGGCCCGAACGTCGCCACGGTCATCGGCACCGAGGCGCGCATCGACATCGACGCGGTCTGGTACACGCCGACGAGCTTCCGCCTGATCGACTCCGACGGCGCCGTCGTCGAGGAGTTCTCGCAGGAGGTGAACGGGCGCGGCATGCACTTCCAGGCGGAGGCCGCGGAGCGGCTCGTCGCGTCGGACGAGCTCGGCGGCGACGTGCTGCCGCTCGACGAGACGGTCGCGATCATGGGCACGCTCGACCGCGTGCGTGAGCTGATCGGACTGCGCTACCCCGGCGAGTAG
- a CDS encoding TetR family transcriptional regulator, giving the protein MAVDTTEPGLRERKRRATRHAIQLAALRLTLEHGFDRVTVEEITRAADVSPRTFFNYFPSKTAALTGDVPTFPDGAAEVFASAGPTGRLADDLGELFAAVVAEQADDLEVVALRRDVMQEHPQLMEGQFAGLMAFEDRLRALVARRLEVTDPGLAADPAARDDRTMLVAMTAVGVITYAWRSWAEQLDPQRPLEARMQEAFRRVYEVLAETR; this is encoded by the coding sequence ATGGCTGTCGACACGACCGAACCCGGGCTCCGAGAGCGCAAGCGGCGAGCGACGCGTCACGCGATCCAGCTGGCGGCCCTCCGGCTGACGCTGGAGCACGGCTTCGACCGGGTGACGGTCGAGGAGATCACGCGGGCGGCCGACGTCTCCCCGCGCACGTTCTTCAACTACTTCCCGTCGAAGACGGCCGCCCTCACCGGCGACGTGCCCACCTTCCCGGATGGCGCCGCGGAGGTGTTCGCGAGTGCGGGCCCCACCGGGCGGCTCGCGGACGACCTCGGCGAGCTCTTCGCCGCGGTGGTCGCGGAGCAGGCCGACGACCTGGAGGTCGTCGCGCTCCGTCGAGACGTCATGCAGGAGCATCCGCAGCTCATGGAGGGGCAGTTCGCCGGGCTGATGGCGTTCGAGGACCGCCTGCGCGCGCTCGTCGCACGCCGACTCGAGGTCACCGATCCCGGTCTCGCCGCCGACCCGGCTGCGCGAGACGATCGCACCATGCTCGTGGCGATGACTGCGGTCGGCGTGATCACCTACGCGTGGCGCAGCTGGGCCGAGCAACTCGACCCGCAGCGGCCGCTCGAGGCCCGCATGCAGGAGGCGTTCCGGCGCGTGTACGAAGTACTCGCGGAAACCCGCTAA
- the tmk gene encoding dTMP kinase, producing the protein MTSAARGLFVTLEGGDGSGKSTQAELLAERLRASGREVVRTREPGGTDVGLEIRELVLHHRGDIAPRAEALLYAADRAHHIATLVRPALERGAVVLQDRYLDSSVAYQGAGRVLDADEVRRLSLWATDDLLPDLTILLDLDEAAARARLDGARTRYDRLEAEGASFHARVRAAYLELAAAEPERFLVLDATLPVEELATAIRDAVAGRLVGGDG; encoded by the coding sequence GTGACCTCGGCCGCGCGCGGCCTGTTCGTCACGCTCGAGGGCGGCGACGGGTCGGGCAAGTCCACGCAGGCCGAGCTGCTCGCCGAGCGGCTGCGCGCGTCGGGTCGCGAGGTCGTGCGCACGCGCGAGCCGGGCGGCACCGACGTGGGGCTCGAGATCCGCGAGCTCGTGCTGCACCATCGAGGCGACATCGCGCCGCGCGCCGAGGCGCTGCTCTACGCGGCCGACCGCGCGCACCACATCGCGACGCTCGTGCGGCCCGCCCTCGAGCGCGGGGCGGTCGTGCTGCAGGACCGCTACCTCGACTCCTCCGTCGCCTACCAGGGCGCCGGGCGCGTGCTCGACGCCGACGAGGTGCGGCGGCTGTCGCTGTGGGCGACCGACGACCTGCTGCCCGACCTGACGATCCTGCTCGACCTCGACGAGGCGGCCGCGCGTGCGCGACTCGACGGGGCGCGTACGCGGTACGACCGGCTCGAGGCGGAAGGTGCGTCCTTCCACGCACGCGTGCGGGCGGCGTACCTGGAGCTCGCCGCGGCCGAGCCCGAGCGGTTCCTCGTGCTCGACGCGACCCTGCCGGTCGAGGAGCTCGCGACGGCGATCCGCGACGCGGTGGCGGGCCGGCTCGTCGGCGGCGACGGGTAG
- a CDS encoding M20/M25/M40 family metallo-hydrolase: MRGGRADAAGGRAPASGTHDPELVDLAAQLVGIDSVNPDLDPTGAAEVALAHALRDRLVASGFQTTLIGPGARPSLIARKPGTGAGRTLLLSGHLDTVGVRTYADGPFAPRVDGDQLWGRGAYDMKGALAAGVLAAERATAGDGLTGDVVLAFAADEEFGSIGTAAVLASLDAAEIDGALVLEPTGLELGVAHRGFAWFALEVHGRAAHGSQPEQGVDAIAGMLRLVDALDADPAPCAPEQGHPLLGTSTLRVATLDGGVDAATVAPHCRATIERRTLPGETPAVVRAALEATLARAAGSDVSFQLTELVSRPAFEAPDGSAVVAAVDRAALAEVGAEPDRRGDPWWTEAALFADAGIDVALYGPAGGGAHADAEWLDLPSAVTHARVLERVLREFCG, encoded by the coding sequence ATGAGGGGCGGTCGAGCGGATGCCGCGGGCGGGCGCGCGCCCGCATCCGGCACACACGACCCGGAACTCGTCGACCTCGCTGCGCAGCTGGTCGGGATCGACTCGGTGAACCCCGACCTCGACCCGACGGGTGCCGCCGAGGTCGCACTCGCGCACGCGCTGCGCGACCGCCTCGTGGCATCCGGCTTCCAGACCACCCTGATCGGCCCGGGAGCGCGCCCGAGCCTGATCGCCCGGAAGCCGGGCACCGGCGCCGGCCGCACGCTGCTGCTGAGCGGTCACCTCGACACGGTCGGCGTGCGCACCTATGCCGACGGGCCGTTCGCACCGCGCGTCGACGGCGACCAGCTCTGGGGTCGCGGCGCCTACGACATGAAGGGCGCGCTCGCCGCGGGCGTGCTCGCAGCCGAACGGGCGACCGCGGGCGACGGGCTCACCGGCGACGTCGTGCTCGCGTTCGCCGCCGACGAGGAGTTCGGCTCGATCGGCACCGCGGCGGTGCTCGCCTCGCTCGACGCGGCCGAGATCGACGGCGCGCTCGTGCTCGAGCCGACCGGGCTCGAACTCGGCGTGGCGCACCGCGGCTTCGCGTGGTTCGCGCTCGAGGTGCACGGGCGCGCCGCGCACGGCTCGCAGCCCGAGCAGGGCGTCGACGCGATCGCGGGCATGCTGCGACTGGTCGACGCGCTCGACGCCGACCCCGCGCCGTGCGCGCCGGAGCAGGGGCATCCGCTGCTCGGCACCTCGACCCTGCGGGTCGCCACCCTCGACGGCGGCGTCGACGCCGCGACCGTCGCGCCGCACTGCCGCGCGACCATCGAGCGCCGCACGCTGCCGGGCGAGACCCCGGCGGTCGTGCGCGCCGCGCTCGAGGCGACGCTCGCGCGCGCGGCCGGGTCGGACGTGTCGTTCCAGCTGACCGAGCTCGTCTCGCGCCCCGCCTTCGAGGCGCCCGACGGGTCGGCCGTCGTCGCGGCCGTCGACCGCGCGGCACTCGCCGAGGTCGGCGCCGAGCCCGACCGTCGCGGCGACCCGTGGTGGACCGAGGCGGCGCTGTTCGCCGACGCGGGCATCGACGTCGCGCTCTACGGGCCTGCCGGAGGAGGCGCGCACGCCGACGCAGAGTGGCTCGACCTGCCGTCGGCAGTGACGCATGCGCGGGTGCTCGAACGCGTGCTGCGCGAATTCTGCGGCTGA
- a CDS encoding thiolase family protein, protein MGTEAVIVDVIRTASGRGKPGGQLSGVHPVDLLAGVLDHLVARNDLDPALVDDVIGGCVSQVGEQSYNVTRNALLAAGFPEHVPGTTVDRQCGSSQQAATFAAQAVIAGAADIVIACGVESMSRVPLGSSTTGQDPFGTRMHARYPEGLVGQGVSADLIAQRWGFGRDELDAFAAESHRRAADAAGRGDFDHEIVPVRGVDALVDETVRPGTTTEGLAGLAPAFRTDRLAERFPDLDWRITAGNSSPLTDGASAALIMSAERAAALGLTPRARFRAFSVTGSDPLLMLTGVIPATARVLERAGLTHDDIDVYEVNEAFASVPLAWLADTGADPAKLNPNGGAIALGHALGSSGTRLLATLVCELERRDARLGLQTMCEGGGMANAYIVERA, encoded by the coding sequence ATGGGCACCGAGGCCGTGATCGTCGACGTGATCCGCACCGCCAGCGGGCGGGGCAAGCCGGGCGGGCAGCTCTCCGGGGTGCATCCGGTCGACCTGCTCGCGGGCGTGCTCGACCACCTCGTCGCCCGCAACGACCTCGACCCGGCGCTCGTCGACGACGTGATCGGCGGCTGCGTCAGCCAGGTCGGCGAGCAGTCGTACAACGTCACCCGCAACGCGCTGCTCGCGGCGGGATTCCCCGAGCACGTGCCCGGCACCACGGTCGACCGCCAGTGCGGGTCCAGCCAGCAGGCCGCGACCTTCGCCGCGCAGGCGGTCATCGCCGGGGCCGCCGACATCGTGATCGCCTGCGGCGTCGAGTCGATGAGCCGCGTGCCGCTCGGCTCGTCGACCACCGGGCAGGACCCGTTCGGCACCCGCATGCACGCCCGCTACCCCGAGGGGCTCGTCGGCCAGGGCGTGTCGGCCGACCTCATCGCCCAGCGGTGGGGGTTCGGCCGCGACGAGCTCGACGCGTTCGCGGCCGAGAGCCATCGAAGGGCGGCGGATGCCGCGGGGCGCGGCGACTTCGACCACGAGATCGTGCCCGTGCGAGGCGTCGACGCGCTCGTCGACGAGACCGTGCGCCCCGGCACGACGACCGAGGGGCTCGCCGGCCTCGCGCCCGCGTTCCGCACCGACCGGCTCGCCGAGCGCTTCCCCGACCTCGATTGGCGCATCACGGCCGGCAACTCGTCGCCGCTCACCGACGGTGCATCCGCCGCCCTCATCATGAGCGCCGAGCGCGCCGCCGCGCTGGGCCTGACGCCCCGGGCCCGCTTCCGCGCCTTCAGCGTGACCGGCAGCGACCCGTTGCTGATGCTCACGGGCGTGATCCCCGCGACCGCGCGCGTACTCGAGCGCGCCGGTCTCACCCACGACGACATCGACGTCTACGAGGTGAACGAGGCGTTCGCGTCGGTGCCGCTCGCGTGGCTCGCCGACACCGGCGCCGACCCGGCGAAGCTCAACCCGAACGGCGGGGCCATCGCACTGGGCCACGCGCTCGGCTCGTCGGGCACGCGGCTGCTCGCCACGCTGGTGTGCGAGCTCGAGCGGCGCGACGCGCGCCTCGGCCTGCAGACCATGTGCGAGGGCGGCGGCATGGCGAACGCGTACATCGTCGAACGCGCCTGA
- a CDS encoding isochorismatase family protein gives MTRALLIIDVQNDFTEGGALGVDGGAAVASGITRFLAEHGDDYDLVVASRDWHDGDNDNGGHFAGDAEPDFVDTWPVHCVSGTTGAEYHPDLDVSRVDVHIRKGQGAPAYSIFEGTDDDGTPFPELLTRHGVTEVDVVGIATDYCVRASTLDALEHGQHARVLTGLVAGVAAESSEAAIAEMGHAGAEIAGSEASGTA, from the coding sequence ATGACGCGAGCGCTACTCATCATCGACGTGCAGAACGACTTCACCGAGGGCGGTGCGCTCGGGGTCGACGGCGGTGCCGCCGTGGCATCCGGCATCACCCGGTTCCTCGCCGAGCACGGCGACGACTACGACCTGGTCGTCGCGTCGCGCGACTGGCACGACGGCGACAACGACAACGGCGGGCACTTCGCGGGCGACGCCGAGCCCGACTTCGTCGACACCTGGCCCGTGCACTGCGTCTCGGGCACGACGGGCGCCGAGTACCACCCCGACCTCGACGTCTCGCGCGTCGACGTGCACATCCGCAAGGGGCAGGGCGCGCCCGCGTACTCGATCTTCGAGGGCACGGATGACGACGGCACGCCCTTCCCCGAGTTGCTCACCCGCCACGGGGTGACCGAGGTCGACGTCGTCGGCATCGCCACCGACTACTGCGTGCGCGCGAGCACGCTCGACGCGCTCGAGCACGGGCAGCACGCGCGCGTGCTCACGGGCCTCGTCGCGGGCGTGGCCGCCGAGTCGAGCGAGGCCGCGATCGCCGAGATGGGGCATGCGGGTGCCGAGATCGCCGGCAGCGAGGCATCCGGCACCGCCTGA
- a CDS encoding NAD-dependent succinate-semialdehyde dehydrogenase, whose protein sequence is MDERALLEGTPDRLFIAGEWVAAEGGRALDVHDPSTGRVIRSIADASPADAVRALDAAVAAQDAWAATAPRQRGELLRRAWELVTERADDLALLMTLEMGKTLAESRGEVTYGGEFLRWFSEEAVRIHGRYGLNPEGTGRMIVSQRPVGPSYFITPWNFPLAMATRKIAPALAAGCTVVVKPAQLTPLTTLAFTAILEEAGLPAGVVNVITSSSSSAVTEPILADRRLRKLSFTGSTEVGRKLIAQAADGVLRVSMELGGNAPFVVFEDADLDTAVDGAMLAKFRNIGQACTAANRFIVHESVADEFARRVTERVSAMRVGRGTDEGVQIGPLIDEDAVGKAEALVQDAVGRGASVTTGGSRIAGEGTYFEPTVVTGVVAGSEILRNEIFGPVLSITTFADEDEAVRLANDTEFGLVSYVYTTDLARGHRMIDRLDTGMMGLNAGVISNAAAPFGGVKASGIGREGGFEGIHEYLSTKYTMLPA, encoded by the coding sequence ATGGATGAGCGGGCACTGCTGGAGGGCACGCCGGATCGGCTGTTCATCGCGGGGGAGTGGGTGGCCGCAGAGGGCGGGCGCGCGCTCGACGTGCACGATCCGTCGACGGGCCGGGTGATCCGGTCGATCGCGGATGCCTCGCCGGCCGACGCCGTGCGCGCGCTCGACGCCGCGGTCGCCGCCCAGGACGCGTGGGCCGCGACAGCGCCCCGGCAGCGCGGCGAGCTGCTGCGCCGGGCGTGGGAGCTCGTCACCGAGCGCGCCGACGACCTCGCGCTGCTCATGACGCTCGAGATGGGCAAGACGCTGGCCGAGTCGCGAGGCGAGGTGACCTACGGCGGCGAGTTCCTGCGCTGGTTCTCGGAGGAGGCGGTGCGCATCCATGGCCGGTACGGGCTGAACCCCGAGGGCACGGGGCGCATGATCGTGTCGCAGCGGCCCGTCGGCCCGTCGTACTTCATCACCCCGTGGAACTTCCCGCTCGCGATGGCGACCCGCAAGATCGCCCCCGCGCTGGCGGCCGGCTGCACCGTGGTCGTGAAGCCCGCGCAGCTCACGCCGCTCACGACGCTCGCGTTCACCGCCATCCTCGAGGAGGCGGGCCTGCCCGCGGGCGTCGTGAACGTCATCACGTCGTCGAGCTCGTCGGCGGTGACCGAGCCGATCCTCGCCGACCGTCGGCTGCGGAAGCTCTCGTTCACCGGCTCGACCGAGGTCGGTCGGAAGCTCATCGCGCAGGCCGCCGACGGCGTGCTGCGGGTCTCGATGGAACTCGGCGGCAACGCGCCGTTCGTCGTGTTCGAGGATGCCGACCTCGACACGGCCGTCGACGGCGCGATGCTCGCGAAGTTCCGCAACATCGGCCAGGCCTGCACGGCCGCCAACCGGTTCATCGTGCACGAGTCGGTCGCCGACGAGTTCGCCCGGCGCGTGACCGAGCGGGTCTCGGCCATGCGGGTCGGCCGCGGCACCGACGAGGGCGTGCAGATCGGCCCGCTGATCGACGAGGACGCGGTCGGCAAGGCCGAGGCGCTCGTGCAGGACGCGGTCGGGCGAGGGGCATCCGTCACCACCGGCGGCAGCCGCATCGCCGGGGAGGGCACCTACTTCGAGCCCACGGTCGTGACCGGCGTCGTCGCGGGCAGCGAGATCCTCCGCAACGAGATCTTCGGGCCGGTGCTGTCGATCACGACGTTCGCCGATGAGGACGAGGCCGTGCGGCTCGCGAACGACACCGAGTTCGGGCTGGTCTCGTACGTCTACACGACCGACCTGGCGCGCGGGCACCGCATGATCGACCGGCTCGACACCGGCATGATGGGCCTCAACGCGGGCGTCATCTCGAACGCCGCCGCGCCGTTCGGTGGGGTGAAGGCCTCCGGCATCGGCCGCGAGGGCGGGTTCGAGGGCATCCACGAGTACCTGTCGACCAAGTACACGATGCTCCCCGCCTGA
- a CDS encoding DNA polymerase III subunit delta', translated as MSVWTELTGQDAAIDVFRAAAGAAPAGDDGMTHAWLITGPPGSGRSNLALAFATALLSGEADGEPTTIAQVDAGSHPDLHVVSTQGVIISIDTLRTVVERSHYSPSVAPYRVVVIEDADRMTERSSNVLLKELEEPPPRTVWILCAPSEADLLPTIRSRVRTVRLRVPSVADVADLLVRRDGVDPALAERCAREAQSHIGMALRLATSEEARARREETLRAALGVRSTRDAVLGAARMLEIAGDDAKAITAERDAEEREHALRSLGVAPGQAVPAALRSQIKALEDDQKRRATRSLRDGIDRILVDLSSLYRDVLLLQVGAEIDLVNVELRPELDRAAEAASPAQTLATLDAIALARERIEGNVAPALALESMLVSAVRGRAEARR; from the coding sequence GTGAGCGTGTGGACCGAGCTGACCGGGCAGGATGCCGCGATCGACGTGTTCCGTGCCGCGGCCGGGGCCGCCCCGGCCGGCGACGACGGCATGACGCACGCCTGGCTCATCACCGGGCCGCCCGGCTCGGGGCGCTCGAACCTCGCGCTCGCGTTCGCGACGGCGCTGCTCTCGGGTGAAGCCGACGGCGAGCCGACGACGATCGCGCAGGTCGACGCGGGGTCGCACCCCGACCTGCACGTCGTCTCGACGCAGGGCGTGATCATCTCGATCGACACGCTGCGCACGGTGGTTGAGCGCTCGCACTACTCGCCGTCGGTCGCGCCGTACCGCGTGGTCGTGATCGAGGACGCCGACCGCATGACCGAGCGCTCGTCGAACGTGCTGCTGAAGGAGCTCGAGGAGCCGCCGCCGCGCACGGTGTGGATACTCTGCGCGCCGAGCGAGGCCGACCTGCTGCCGACGATCCGGTCGCGCGTGCGCACCGTGCGGCTGCGCGTGCCGAGCGTCGCGGACGTCGCCGACCTGCTCGTGCGGCGCGACGGGGTCGACCCGGCGCTCGCCGAGCGCTGCGCGCGGGAGGCGCAGAGCCACATCGGCATGGCGCTCCGGCTCGCGACGAGCGAGGAGGCACGTGCCCGCCGCGAGGAGACGTTGCGCGCGGCGCTCGGCGTGCGCTCGACGCGCGACGCGGTGCTCGGTGCGGCGCGCATGCTCGAGATCGCCGGCGACGACGCGAAGGCCATCACCGCCGAGCGCGACGCCGAGGAGCGCGAGCACGCACTGCGCTCGCTGGGCGTCGCGCCGGGCCAGGCCGTGCCGGCCGCGCTGCGTTCGCAGATCAAGGCGCTGGAGGACGACCAGAAGCGGCGCGCCACGCGGAGCCTGCGCGACGGCATCGACCGCATCCTCGTCGACCTGTCGTCGCTGTACCGCGACGTGCTGCTGCTGCAGGTCGGCGCCGAGATCGACCTGGTGAACGTCGAGCTGCGGCCCGAGCTCGACCGCGCAGCCGAGGCGGCGAGCCCCGCGCAGACCCTCGCCACGCTCGACGCGATCGCCCTGGCGCGCGAGCGCATCGAGGGCAACGTCGCGCCCGCGCTCGCGCTCGAGTCGATGCTCGTGTCCGCCGTGCGCGGCCGCGCGGAGGCGAGGCGATGA